One Pueribacillus theae genomic region harbors:
- a CDS encoding TRAP transporter small permease, with protein MNNILNHFEEYIGVLSLILTSFIVFVQVVLRYVFNYSLHWSEEVARYLIIWFIFIGSSIAVREKAHAAVDVLVVYLPSYLKKVFSLLANFVGILFCLILIVSGYETVLNVIKFGNVTPSLGLPMYIPYLALPVGGFLMMIRFLQLFISDIKSFRNPNGLSDERNEEVAKR; from the coding sequence ATGAATAACATCTTGAATCATTTTGAAGAATATATTGGTGTCTTATCTCTAATTCTCACTTCATTCATTGTTTTTGTGCAAGTTGTTTTACGTTATGTTTTTAATTATTCGTTGCATTGGTCTGAAGAAGTAGCACGCTATTTAATTATTTGGTTTATTTTTATCGGAAGCAGCATTGCTGTTAGGGAAAAGGCACATGCAGCGGTGGATGTGTTAGTCGTTTATTTGCCCAGCTATCTTAAAAAAGTATTTTCACTTTTAGCAAATTTTGTCGGTATTCTATTTTGTCTCATCCTCATCGTTTCAGGATATGAAACCGTTCTTAACGTTATTAAGTTCGGAAATGTGACGCCTTCTTTAGGACTTCCTATGTATATTCCGTATTTAGCTTTACCGGTTGGGGGGTTCCTCATGATGATTCGCTTTTTACAATTGTTCATTTCAGATATAAAAAGCTTTCGAAATCCAAACGGATTATCAGATGAACGAAATGAGGAGGTGGCAAAGCGTTGA